One Brassica napus cultivar Da-Ae chromosome C4, Da-Ae, whole genome shotgun sequence genomic region harbors:
- the LOC106393063 gene encoding protein FAR-RED ELONGATED HYPOCOTYL 3-like — translation MTKHVSIHFKFKDRVYSVTMKTTVDDITLAMLEERLCKKLSLNERNVKLVLRYMPMVVGCEAELTICDDEDLFVYLITIDKDNRRSLLLVEETSVSDQLEVVSRVCKSSVGMNYQALQGNDDEVGPKALILYVENGEPDQQKKQIEVENDDERRHDDFMDTDAETETAAETETAAETETAAETETAAETETAAERETAAEKDTTANMDGSGNMYVEQLPLVKCSQVIEEWGDAMGLYLLQEFPNKRSLQEVVDRAAFGCSFRYVIKKSDQKRLVVKCCEANCKWGLRAARIRETEIFSIRRYWGVHTCSRTNQSNSCNSKRKGSAELVATFLNEEYPGKLMTPVPRDIIDLIKLRLGVSVSYSTALRGKNLAMRELRGNSEDSYKMLPSYLYMLEQVNSGTTTEVKLDEAGKFKYLFIALGACIEGFKAMRKVILVDATFLKNGYGGVLVFAKAQDPNRHHYPLAFAVLDGENNASWTWFFEMLKTVIPDSSEIVFMSDRNQSLITAVANVYPQSHHGHCIWHLAQNVRNHACNTIKAVVPWRFMELARYYTVPEFEAAYASFKVRYPSACKYLEENTNRATWARVYFPGCRYNLDTSNSVESMNSAFRDARRYALIPLLDTIIKKISDWFNEHRKDAVSGSLDTKLVPLVEIHLHNLWAKAEKTPVRELNSYDLEYEVTDTDNGKVYLVNLIAKSCSCKVFDYEKYPCLHGLAAYLYFLEVPAANGRRREVNIEYHQLCSKYYWTELWAMAYYRTIYSVPDKSEWIVPDHIKELQIIPPKKLTRKGRKKVNRNPSVGERRKRTQNVRRARTNFGFNWLLFGMRSNPPSETN, via the coding sequence ATGACGAAACACGTGAGCATACATTTCAAATTCAAAGATCGAGTCTATAGTGTAACCATGAAGACAACAGTGGATGATATAACTTTGGCAATGCTTGAAGAAAGGTTGTGTAAAAAGCTGTCGTTGAATGAAAGGAATGTAAAACTGGTGCTGAGGTACATGCCGATGGTGGTTGGATGTGAGGCAGAGCTAACTATTTGTGATGATGAGGATTTGTTTGTTTACCTAATAACAATTGATAAAGACAACCGTAGAAGTCTTTTGTTAGTGGAGGAGACGAGTGTATCGGATCAGTTAGAGGTGGTGTCAAGAGTGTGCAAAAGTTCTGTTGGTATGAATTACCAAGCGTTGCAGGGAAATGATGATGAAGTCGGACCTAAAGCCCTGATTCTGTATGTAGAAAACGGGGAGCCAGATCAACAGAAGAAGCAGATAGAGGTAGAGAATGATGACGAAAGAAGACATGATGATTTTATGGATACAGACGCTGAGACAGAAACCGCAGCTGAGACGGAAACTGCAGCTGAGACTGAAACTGCAGCTGAGACGGAAACTGCAGCTGAGACTGAAACTGCAGCTGAGAGAGAAACCGCTGCTGAGAAGGACACCACAGCTAATATGGATGGAAGTGGTAATATGTATGTTGAGCAGCTACCTTTAGTAAAATGTAGTCAAGTTATAGAGGAATGGGGAGATGCTATGGGTCTGTACCTTCTGCAGGAATTTCCAAACAAGAGATCACTTCAAGAGGTGGTGGATAGAGCTGCATTTGGTTGCAGCTTTcgttatgttattaaaaaatcTGATCAAAAACGGTTGGTGGTAAAATGTTGTGAAGCAAACTGTAAATGGGGATTGCGAGCTGCGAGGATTCGAGAGACGGAAATTTTTTCTATTAGGAGGTACTGGGGTGTGCATACATGCTCTCGGACTAATCAAAGTAATAGCTGCAACAGCAAGAGGAAAGGATCTGCAGAATTAGTTGCAACTTTTTTGAATGAGGAATATCCTGGAAAACTGATGACTCCTGTCCCGAGAGATATCATAGACTTAATTAAGTTAAGACTGGGTGTATCGGTATCTTACTCCACCGCCTTGAGAGGGAAAAATCTAGCTATGCGTGAGTTGCGTGGTAATTCAGAAGACAGCTACAAGATGTTGCCTAGCTACTTGTACATGTTAGAGCAGGTTAATTCCGGAACAACAACAGAGGTGAAGTTGGATGAGGCAGGTAAGTTCAAGTACCTTTTCATAGCTTTAGGAGCTTGCATTGAAGGGTTTAAGGCCATGAGGAAAGTGATTCTTGTGGATGCTACATTTTTGAAGAACGGATATGGTGGGGTACTAGTATTTGCTAAAGCTCAAGATCCTAATCGTCACCATTATCCCCTCGCGTTTGCGGTACTTGACGGTGAGAATAATGCTAGTTGGACTTGGTTTTTCGAGATGCTCAAAACTGTTATACCGGACTCTTCTGAAATAGTTTTTATGAGCGATAGAAATCAGAGCCTCATCACTGCTGTAGCTAATGTGTATCCACAATCTCACCATGGCCATTGTATATGGCATCTAGCTCAGAATGTGAGAAACCATGCTTGTAACACCATCAAAGCCGTAGTGCCATGGAGATTTATGGAGTTGGCTAGGTATTACACAGTGCCTGAGTTCGAGGCTGCTTATGCATCTTTTAAGGTGAGATATCCTTCAGCCTGCAAGTATTTGGAGGAGAACACTAACAGAGCAACATGGGCTAGGGTCTACTTTCCAGGTTGTAGATACAACTTGGACACTAGCAACAGTGTGGAGTCGATGAATAGCGCGTTTAGGGACGCAAGGAGGTATGCCTTGATACCATTGTTGGATacaatcatcaaaaaaataTCTGACTGGTTTAATGAACATCGGAAGGACGCCGTGTCTGGATCACTTGATACCAAACTGGTTCCTCTGGTTGAGATCCATTTGCACAACTTATGGGCCAAAGCTGAGAAAACGCCAGTGCGTGAGCTGAATAGTTATGATCTTGAGTACGAGGTTACCGACACTGACAATGGGAAGGTTTATTTGGTGAATTTGATAGCGAAGTCATGTAGCTGCAAGGTATTTGATTATGAAAAGTATCCTTGTCTTCACGGACTTGCTGCTTACTTATATTTCCTTGAGGTTCCTGCTGCTAATGGTCGTCGACGTGAGGTCAACATAGAGTATCATCAGTTGTGCTCAAAGTATTACTGGACAGAACTTTGGGCAATGGCTTATTACAGGACCATTTATTCTGTGCCGGACAAGTCTGAATGGATTGTACCAGATCACATCAAAGAGCTCCAGATCATACCTCCGAAAAAGCTGACAAGGAAGGGAAGGAAAAAGGTTAATAGGAATCCATCAGTTGGAGAACGGCGTAAAAGGACACAAAACGTAAGGCGAGCGAGGacaaattttggttttaattggcTGTTGTTTGGAATGCGTTCTAATCCTCCAAGTGAAACAAACTAA